From uncultured Roseateles sp., the proteins below share one genomic window:
- a CDS encoding LacI family DNA-binding transcriptional regulator, giving the protein MASRAGSAPTIVDVAAQAGVSIKTVSRVLNHEPGVQEATREQVLKVVAALKYRPKLSARSLAGARSFLIGLLYYDPSAAFVAGVQKGATLRCREAGYHLVVESLHNDAADIDQQVERMVSALRPDGMVLTPPLCDNPKVLKALRDSQTPCVLMSPGRQVKGQPSVCMDDVHAAEEVTNLLISLGHERIAFIKGATDQAASARRYQGFANAMRAHGLSVDAELVHQGDFTFKTGVEGAHQLLSRRVRPTAVFASNDDMALGVLAAAQRLGLAVPADLSIAGFDDSPAAGLVWPPLTTVRQPVDQMARTAVEMLIGANRSDAEPPTEASLHRVLPYELVVRDSTSAPFDRPARVAGKARKR; this is encoded by the coding sequence GTGGCAAGCAGAGCAGGTTCAGCACCGACGATTGTGGATGTGGCCGCACAGGCCGGCGTGTCGATCAAGACGGTGTCGCGGGTGCTCAATCACGAGCCCGGCGTGCAGGAGGCCACGCGCGAGCAGGTGCTCAAGGTGGTGGCGGCGCTGAAATACCGGCCCAAGCTCTCGGCGCGCAGCCTGGCCGGTGCGCGCTCCTTCCTGATCGGACTGCTGTATTACGATCCCAGCGCGGCCTTTGTGGCCGGCGTGCAGAAGGGGGCCACGCTTCGCTGCCGCGAGGCCGGCTACCACCTGGTGGTGGAGTCGCTGCACAATGATGCGGCCGATATCGACCAACAGGTCGAGCGCATGGTCTCGGCGCTGCGCCCCGATGGCATGGTGCTGACGCCACCGCTTTGCGACAACCCCAAGGTGCTGAAGGCGCTGCGCGACAGCCAGACGCCCTGCGTGCTGATGTCACCCGGTCGTCAGGTCAAGGGCCAGCCCAGCGTCTGCATGGACGATGTGCATGCGGCCGAGGAGGTGACCAATCTCTTGATCAGCCTGGGCCACGAACGCATTGCCTTCATCAAGGGCGCAACCGATCAGGCGGCCTCGGCGCGGCGCTACCAGGGCTTCGCGAACGCGATGCGCGCCCACGGGCTGAGTGTCGATGCCGAGCTGGTGCACCAGGGCGACTTCACCTTCAAGACCGGCGTCGAGGGTGCGCACCAGTTGCTGAGCCGGCGCGTGCGGCCCACGGCCGTGTTCGCCAGCAATGACGATATGGCGCTGGGCGTGCTCGCCGCGGCGCAGCGCCTGGGTCTGGCCGTGCCGGCCGATCTGTCGATTGCCGGCTTCGATGATTCACCGGCCGCCGGCCTGGTCTGGCCGCCGCTGACCACGGTGCGCCAGCCGGTGGACCAGATGGCACGCACCGCCGTCGAGATGCTGATAGGCGCGAACCGCAGCGATGCCGAGCCCCCGACCGAGGCCAGCCTGCACCGCGTGCTGCCCTACGAGCTGGTGGTGCGCGACTCGACCAGCGCGCCGTTTGATCGCCCGGCACGTGTGGCCGGCAAGGCCCGCAAACGCTAA
- a CDS encoding tryptophan halogenase family protein: MKPIQEVLIVGGGTAGWLTAAFLAKTLGTAAGGVRIRLIESSEIGIIGVGEGTFPSIKGTLAAIGIDEARFIRACNATFKQGIRFDHWVRPPGTAGHDHYFHPFSAPSQRPGGPELLPYWLLGAAGGDAQFAEAATLQKRVADASHGPKRITDADFIGPLNYAYHFDAGRFAALLCEHGQSLGVKQLIGTVERVELAEDGAIGAVVTREHGSLTADLYIDCTGFRAALIGTALGSPFRNIDDQLFVDRAVAVQVPYERPDRPIASYTISTAHEAGWTWDIGLQQRRGVGYVYSSRHTDDGRAEDVLRGYIGPAAETLSPRLLKLNVGYREVQWVKNCVAVGLSGGFLEPLESSGIGLIETAAYLVGFLFPADGNTAPAARQFNEMMKARYERIVDFVKMHYCLTQRTDTAFWRDNADPRSVPDSLREKLAMWRCRPPHRLDFVTDLEMYPPSSWQYVLHGMEFGCDIGASRAAYPRIDDARKEFQMIRQLGEHALTDLPTHRALVERMCARAAV; this comes from the coding sequence ATGAAGCCCATCCAAGAGGTCCTGATCGTCGGTGGCGGCACCGCCGGCTGGCTGACCGCCGCCTTTCTGGCCAAGACGCTGGGTACGGCCGCAGGCGGGGTGCGCATCAGGCTGATCGAGTCCAGCGAGATCGGCATCATCGGCGTCGGCGAGGGCACCTTCCCGTCGATCAAGGGCACGCTGGCGGCCATTGGCATTGACGAAGCGCGCTTCATCCGCGCCTGCAATGCCACCTTCAAGCAGGGCATACGCTTCGACCACTGGGTGCGGCCGCCCGGCACTGCCGGCCACGACCACTACTTCCACCCGTTCAGCGCACCCAGCCAGCGTCCCGGCGGGCCTGAGCTGCTGCCCTACTGGCTGCTCGGCGCAGCGGGAGGCGACGCACAGTTTGCCGAGGCGGCGACCTTGCAGAAGCGCGTGGCCGATGCCTCGCATGGCCCGAAGCGCATCACCGATGCGGACTTCATCGGCCCGCTCAACTATGCCTATCACTTCGACGCCGGCCGCTTTGCCGCGCTGCTGTGCGAACACGGCCAGTCGCTGGGCGTGAAGCAGCTGATAGGCACGGTGGAGCGGGTCGAGCTGGCCGAGGACGGTGCGATAGGCGCGGTCGTGACGCGCGAGCATGGCTCGCTCACCGCCGACCTTTACATCGACTGCACCGGCTTTCGCGCCGCGCTGATCGGCACGGCGCTGGGCTCGCCGTTCCGCAATATCGACGACCAGCTGTTCGTCGACCGCGCGGTGGCCGTGCAAGTGCCCTACGAGCGGCCCGACCGGCCGATTGCTTCCTACACCATCTCCACCGCCCACGAGGCCGGCTGGACCTGGGACATCGGCCTGCAGCAGCGCCGTGGCGTGGGCTACGTCTACTCCAGCCGCCACACCGACGATGGCCGCGCCGAGGACGTGCTGCGCGGCTACATCGGCCCGGCCGCCGAGACGCTGAGCCCGCGGCTCCTGAAGCTCAATGTCGGCTACCGCGAGGTGCAGTGGGTGAAGAACTGCGTGGCCGTGGGCCTGAGCGGGGGTTTCCTGGAGCCCCTCGAATCATCGGGCATAGGCCTGATCGAAACGGCTGCCTATCTGGTCGGCTTTCTGTTCCCAGCCGATGGCAACACCGCGCCGGCGGCCCGGCAGTTCAACGAGATGATGAAGGCGCGCTACGAGCGCATCGTCGACTTCGTCAAGATGCATTACTGCCTGACGCAGCGTACCGACACCGCCTTCTGGCGCGACAACGCCGACCCGCGCTCGGTGCCCGACTCGCTGCGCGAGAAGCTGGCGATGTGGCGCTGCCGGCCGCCGCACCGGCTGGACTTCGTCACCGACCTGGAGATGTACCCGCCCTCGAGCTGGCAGTACGTGCTGCATGGCATGGAGTTCGGCTGCGACATCGGCGCGAGCCGCGCCGCCTATCCGCGCATCGATGACGCGCGCAAGGAGTTCCAGATGATCCGGCAGCTGGGCGAGCACGCGCTGACCGACTTGCCTACGCACCGCGCGCTGGTCGAGCGCATGTGCGCACGCGCGGCGGTTTAG
- a CDS encoding TonB-dependent receptor — translation MTTRSPKPRMFLGTPVQLAVITLMAGAGSVYAQTAPAEGSAADPTKLPVVTVTATKKTTSLQKTPVAVTAVTASALEDAHAQTLLDVFNLVPSLQGTGQGDHGIVSITLRGIGNDSAKTEYADPEVALFVDGVFSPRPEGASTLLFDLDGLEVLRGPQGTLWGRNSTVGTINLKTAKPMLKSQAGYFEAGVGSFNRLGGRGAVNIPISDTLAMRFAFVHEQHDGYVDYQHSPQLSLASQQAAYAAGNGGSLTGFQALNPNLFVQGGPKYNAQNQSAARVSFLFKPSSELRWDLSLEQFRDRGTPSMSVMQTPRAGEKFWSALIDTAPSLSRDSTAVRSRVEYDFNDMSLAYVAGIGRFKGSGTYDQDLGVQIPTSFTTGANHQEDNTVWSKYNNYSHELTLQSTGKKNLDWLLGLYYAAEDNGIRFDIPIMNGTQQGTVGWQGSFIQPKETVDTKAVFGQLTFNASDALHVTGGVRYTHDDRKNIGGRGWFWAYDATVPQVPLNAGLDPTKPGNGYNAGNINDAHYTGSKSTYLLRANYDLSRDMMAYASISTGYKSGGSGDGGLHYGPETLTNYEAGLKSTLMDGRMTFNLSAYHMKFKDFQFSAPVIVNGNRQFAYSNAEGAKVSGLEAELAARVGQDGKLGLTLSYTKTKLGELVAASNDYQLPACFDPALGGNCLKVTGNELPHAPKFALQLQYEHTINLSDGNSLAPRISYHYQTANWLSVFNLGDGDRQKAYSTADVGLRYSAKKNWYVDAFVRNLSDAKVKTSAGSAGSFANPIWTAQYIAPRTFGVNAGYNF, via the coding sequence ATGACGACTCGCTCACCCAAGCCCCGGATGTTTCTGGGCACGCCCGTCCAGCTGGCCGTGATCACGCTGATGGCCGGCGCCGGCTCGGTCTACGCGCAGACGGCTCCGGCCGAGGGCTCGGCGGCCGATCCCACCAAGCTGCCTGTGGTCACCGTGACGGCCACCAAGAAGACGACCTCGCTGCAGAAGACCCCGGTGGCCGTGACGGCCGTCACCGCATCGGCGCTGGAAGACGCCCACGCCCAGACCCTGCTCGACGTCTTCAACCTGGTGCCCAGCCTGCAGGGCACGGGCCAGGGTGACCATGGCATCGTCAGCATCACCCTGCGCGGCATCGGCAATGACAGCGCCAAGACCGAGTACGCCGACCCCGAGGTTGCGCTGTTCGTCGATGGCGTGTTCTCGCCGCGGCCCGAGGGTGCCTCCACCCTGCTGTTCGACCTGGACGGCCTGGAAGTGCTGCGCGGCCCGCAGGGCACTCTGTGGGGTCGCAACTCCACCGTTGGCACCATCAATCTGAAGACCGCCAAGCCGATGCTGAAGAGCCAGGCCGGCTATTTCGAGGCTGGCGTGGGCAGCTTCAACCGTCTGGGCGGGCGCGGCGCGGTCAACATCCCGATCAGCGACACGCTGGCGATGCGCTTTGCATTCGTCCACGAGCAGCATGACGGCTATGTGGACTATCAGCACTCGCCCCAGCTCTCGCTGGCCAGCCAGCAGGCCGCCTACGCCGCCGGCAACGGCGGCAGCCTGACCGGCTTCCAGGCACTGAACCCGAACCTGTTCGTGCAGGGTGGGCCGAAGTACAACGCACAGAACCAGAGTGCAGCGCGCGTCAGCTTCCTGTTCAAGCCCTCCAGCGAGCTGCGCTGGGACCTGTCGCTCGAGCAGTTCCGCGACCGCGGCACGCCGTCCATGAGCGTGATGCAGACGCCCCGCGCCGGTGAGAAGTTCTGGTCCGCATTGATAGACACGGCGCCCTCGCTGTCACGCGACTCCACCGCCGTGCGCAGCCGCGTCGAGTACGACTTCAACGACATGAGCCTGGCCTACGTGGCAGGCATCGGTCGCTTCAAGGGATCGGGCACCTACGACCAGGATCTGGGCGTGCAGATACCGACCAGCTTCACCACCGGCGCCAATCACCAGGAAGACAACACCGTCTGGTCCAAGTACAACAACTACAGCCATGAGTTGACCCTGCAGTCGACCGGCAAGAAGAACCTGGACTGGCTGCTGGGCCTGTACTACGCGGCCGAGGACAACGGCATCCGCTTCGACATCCCCATCATGAACGGCACCCAGCAGGGCACCGTGGGTTGGCAGGGCTCCTTCATCCAGCCCAAGGAGACGGTGGACACCAAGGCGGTGTTCGGCCAGCTGACCTTCAACGCCAGTGACGCGCTGCACGTGACCGGTGGCGTGCGCTACACCCACGATGACCGCAAGAACATCGGCGGCCGCGGCTGGTTCTGGGCCTATGACGCTACCGTGCCCCAGGTGCCACTGAATGCCGGCCTCGACCCCACCAAGCCGGGCAATGGCTACAACGCCGGCAATATCAACGACGCGCACTACACCGGCAGCAAGAGCACCTATCTGCTGCGCGCCAACTACGACCTGAGCCGGGACATGATGGCCTATGCCAGCATCTCCACCGGCTACAAGTCGGGCGGCTCGGGCGACGGCGGCCTGCACTACGGCCCCGAGACCCTGACCAATTACGAAGCGGGCCTGAAGAGCACGCTGATGGACGGCCGGATGACCTTCAATCTGAGCGCCTACCACATGAAGTTCAAGGACTTCCAGTTCAGCGCGCCGGTGATCGTCAACGGCAACCGCCAGTTCGCCTACAGCAATGCCGAGGGCGCCAAGGTGTCGGGGCTGGAGGCCGAGCTGGCCGCCCGCGTCGGCCAGGACGGCAAGCTCGGACTGACCCTGTCGTACACAAAGACCAAGCTCGGGGAACTCGTTGCCGCATCGAACGACTATCAGCTGCCGGCCTGCTTCGACCCGGCGCTGGGCGGCAACTGCCTGAAGGTCACCGGCAACGAGCTGCCGCACGCGCCCAAGTTCGCGCTGCAGCTGCAGTACGAGCACACCATCAATCTCAGTGATGGCAATTCGCTGGCCCCGCGCATCAGCTACCACTACCAGACGGCGAACTGGCTGTCGGTCTTCAACCTCGGTGACGGTGACCGTCAGAAGGCTTACTCGACCGCCGATGTGGGCCTGCGCTACAGCGCCAAGAAGAACTGGTACGTCGATGCCTTCGTGCGCAATCTGTCCGACGCCAAGGTCAAGACCAGTGCCGGCAGCGCGGGCTCGTTTGCCAATCCGATCTGGACGGCTCAGTACATCGCACCGCGCACCTTCGGCGTCAATGCGGGATACAACTTCTGA